A window of the Nocardia sp. NBC_01329 genome harbors these coding sequences:
- a CDS encoding class I SAM-dependent methyltransferase, with translation MTQAAEVWNSVYDNDTAPWIIGEPQPAIAELERTGWIRGRVLDPGTGAGEHTIALTALGYDVVGVDLAPSAVAYARRNAATKKVPNARFEVADMVALVRAEDNPLGTFDTIVDSALFHVFVEDPAARADYVRTLHRLCAPGGHVHILALSDAEAGFGPRIGADMIRDSFTAPGWEVEELRPDHYYGRITAVVAEQAAGLTPDAGGKIELAAWLARIRRTD, from the coding sequence ATGACACAGGCAGCAGAGGTTTGGAACTCCGTCTACGACAACGACACCGCGCCGTGGATCATCGGCGAACCCCAGCCCGCGATCGCCGAACTGGAGCGCACCGGCTGGATCCGCGGCCGCGTTCTGGATCCCGGCACGGGTGCCGGGGAGCACACCATCGCGCTCACCGCACTCGGCTACGACGTGGTCGGGGTCGATCTGGCGCCGAGCGCGGTCGCCTACGCCCGCCGCAACGCCGCTACCAAGAAGGTGCCGAACGCACGGTTCGAGGTGGCCGATATGGTCGCCCTCGTCCGAGCCGAGGACAACCCGCTGGGCACTTTCGACACAATCGTCGACAGCGCGCTGTTCCACGTATTCGTGGAGGACCCCGCGGCCCGCGCCGACTACGTGCGCACTTTGCACCGCCTGTGCGCGCCGGGCGGCCATGTGCACATCCTGGCGCTCTCCGACGCCGAGGCCGGATTCGGCCCGCGGATCGGCGCCGACATGATCCGCGACTCCTTCACCGCGCCCGGCTGGGAGGTCGAGGAGCTGCGGCCCGACCACTACTACGGGCGGATCACCGCGGTGGTCGCCGAGCAGGCCGCCGGTCTCACACCCGACGCCGGCGGGAAGATCGAACTCGCCGCCTGGCTGGCCCGGATCCGGCGCACCGACTGA
- a CDS encoding glycoside hydrolase family 15 protein, whose translation MPSPEHAPPAGTAGSHPAGPPPGNNFPVIDDYAFLSDCETTCLIASNGSVEWMCVPRPDSPSVFGAILDRSAGHFRLGPYGRNVPAARRYLPGGMILETTWQTETGWLIVRDALVLGPWHSTDQRSRTHRRTPTDWDAAHMLLRTVKCVSGTVELELSCEPSFDYHRAMATWEYTGKVYEEASAFCAADPTAGPTLTLTTDLRLGLEGREARARTRMNEGDCAYVALTWSELPAPQNFEEAADKMWTTVECWRQWITLGDFPDHPWRRYLQRSALTLKGLTYAPTGALMAAATTSLPEAPGGKRNWDYRYSWVRDASFALWGLYTLGLDREADDFFAFLHDATTGADGEPVPLQVLYGIGGERDIEESTLDHLTGYGNAKPVRIGNGAYNQEQHDIWGTMLDAVYLHVKSRQHVPETLWPMLKRQVDAAIDNWRRPDRSLWEVRGEPQHFTSSKVMCWVALDRGAKIAELHGQTHISKEWHRIADEIRADVLKHGVDERGRFTQVYGGSTLDASLLLVVLTRFLPPDDPRVRATVLGIADELSVNGLVLRYRTETTDDGQSGTEGTFTICSFWLVSALVEIGEISRARRLCERLLTHASPLKLYAEEIDPYTGRHLGNFPQAFTHLALINAVTHLIRAEGSQPAGTFRPAHGRAAGTPWRSRPRR comes from the coding sequence ATGCCGAGTCCCGAGCACGCGCCCCCCGCCGGCACAGCGGGCAGCCACCCGGCGGGCCCGCCGCCGGGGAACAACTTCCCGGTGATCGACGACTACGCCTTCCTGTCCGATTGCGAGACCACCTGCCTGATCGCGAGCAACGGATCGGTGGAATGGATGTGCGTACCGCGCCCGGACTCACCGAGTGTGTTCGGCGCAATTCTGGATCGCAGCGCCGGACATTTCCGGCTGGGCCCCTACGGGCGCAACGTGCCCGCCGCCCGCCGCTACCTGCCCGGGGGCATGATCCTGGAAACGACCTGGCAGACCGAAACCGGCTGGCTGATCGTCCGGGACGCGCTCGTACTGGGTCCCTGGCACAGCACCGACCAGCGCAGCCGCACCCACCGGCGCACCCCGACCGACTGGGACGCCGCCCATATGCTGTTGCGCACGGTCAAATGCGTGAGCGGCACGGTCGAACTCGAGCTGAGCTGTGAACCGTCGTTCGACTACCACCGGGCCATGGCCACCTGGGAGTACACCGGAAAGGTGTACGAGGAGGCCTCTGCGTTCTGCGCCGCCGACCCGACAGCCGGGCCTACCCTGACCCTCACCACCGACCTTCGACTGGGCCTGGAGGGACGAGAGGCCCGGGCACGTACCCGGATGAACGAAGGCGATTGCGCCTATGTCGCCCTCACCTGGTCGGAACTGCCCGCGCCACAGAACTTCGAAGAGGCCGCCGACAAGATGTGGACCACTGTCGAATGCTGGCGGCAGTGGATCACGCTCGGCGATTTCCCGGACCATCCATGGCGGCGCTACCTGCAACGAAGCGCGCTCACCCTGAAGGGCCTCACCTACGCTCCCACCGGCGCGTTGATGGCGGCCGCCACCACCTCGCTGCCGGAGGCGCCCGGCGGAAAACGCAACTGGGACTACCGCTACTCCTGGGTTCGCGACGCCAGTTTCGCACTGTGGGGCCTCTACACTCTGGGCCTCGACCGGGAGGCCGACGATTTCTTCGCCTTCCTGCACGACGCCACCACGGGCGCCGACGGCGAGCCGGTACCTCTCCAGGTTCTGTACGGCATCGGCGGTGAACGCGATATCGAGGAGAGCACGCTCGATCACCTGACCGGCTACGGCAACGCGAAGCCGGTCCGGATCGGCAACGGCGCCTACAACCAGGAGCAGCACGATATCTGGGGCACCATGCTCGACGCGGTCTACCTGCATGTGAAATCGCGTCAGCACGTACCGGAAACCCTGTGGCCGATGCTGAAACGCCAGGTCGACGCCGCCATCGACAACTGGCGCCGACCGGACCGCAGCCTCTGGGAGGTGCGCGGCGAACCACAACACTTCACCTCGTCGAAGGTGATGTGCTGGGTGGCACTGGATCGCGGCGCGAAGATCGCCGAACTACACGGTCAGACCCATATCTCCAAGGAATGGCACCGTATCGCCGACGAGATCCGAGCCGATGTGCTGAAGCACGGTGTGGACGAACGCGGGCGGTTCACCCAGGTGTACGGCGGCTCGACCCTCGACGCGTCCCTGCTACTGGTGGTCCTGACCCGATTCCTGCCGCCCGACGATCCGCGGGTGCGCGCGACGGTACTCGGCATCGCCGACGAACTGTCGGTGAACGGCCTGGTGTTGCGCTACCGGACCGAAACCACCGACGACGGACAATCCGGCACCGAGGGCACCTTCACCATCTGCTCGTTCTGGCTGGTGTCGGCACTCGTGGAGATCGGCGAGATCAGCCGGGCCCGCAGACTGTGCGAGCGGCTGCTCACCCATGCCAGCCCGCTCAAGCTGTACGCCGAGGAGATCGACCCCTACACCGGCCGGCACCTGGGCAATTTCCCGCAGGCTTTCACCCACCTCGCACTGATCAACGCCGTCACGCATCTGATCCGGGCCGAGGGCTCCCAACCTGCCGGAACGTTCCGCCCGGCGCACGGCCGAGCCGCCGGAACACCCTGGCGCAGCCGACCCCGCCGCTAG
- a CDS encoding dynamin family protein has protein sequence MTESEEQGLSAVAGSRAATVKNPDVMAPLIQIIDELRDVSRTASRNDLRGRLGMVRARVADTRVRLVVVGPPKSGMSTLVNTMAGAPISATDSAISVPAIVEYGPDATATLIRREGGGRIRRQPVDPLDPAPALTAKGVIRADFTQPSPLLAEGIVLMDAPGATVQERSTWSMIAAADAVLYVSDADTEYSRDQIAHLHRIGQVCPTVICVLNKIDRNGHWTHVQERNRELLDAAGLGFAVAPVSAAIHQEAQQSGDQQRAIESGLPQLVEHLREYVVAHADATAVKSAVRDIQLVGDHLGVTLRTEADALRDPRRRAHVTQQLATARDQADQLRQRTATWQITLADGSTELMADIEHDLRHRLRTLVRGAESEIMRTDPQRRWPEFGAEWETRSAEAIAENFELANYRAEELADQVAARFPADHRTPDLPDIRPPYPAELLEDVAPLESLQTTRAGALDQFLSALRGSYGGILMVGMATSLLDMPLVNWYSIGAGLLLGVHVLWEDRRGRKLRRQAEAKAALARWMEDVIFQVGKESRTRLREVQRVLRDHFTDIATDALRAADEALRVAEEAGAQYGDRGAERLARLDSDMGKLRDLRQQAGSIVAA, from the coding sequence GTGACCGAGAGTGAGGAGCAGGGCTTGTCTGCCGTAGCCGGATCGCGAGCCGCGACGGTGAAGAATCCGGATGTGATGGCCCCCCTCATCCAGATCATCGATGAGTTGCGGGATGTATCGCGCACCGCGAGCCGAAACGATCTGCGTGGCCGCCTCGGAATGGTGCGTGCCCGGGTAGCCGATACCCGGGTGCGGCTGGTGGTGGTCGGACCGCCCAAGAGCGGAATGAGCACTCTGGTCAACACCATGGCGGGGGCACCGATCAGTGCCACCGACAGCGCGATCAGTGTCCCGGCCATCGTGGAGTACGGCCCGGACGCTACGGCGACCCTGATCCGCCGCGAGGGCGGCGGGCGGATCCGGCGGCAGCCGGTCGATCCGCTCGACCCTGCTCCGGCGCTCACGGCCAAGGGCGTGATCCGTGCCGATTTCACCCAGCCCAGCCCGTTGTTGGCCGAGGGTATCGTGCTGATGGATGCCCCCGGTGCGACCGTGCAGGAACGCAGCACGTGGTCGATGATCGCCGCCGCCGACGCGGTCCTCTACGTGAGTGACGCCGATACCGAGTACAGCCGGGACCAGATCGCGCATCTGCACCGCATCGGGCAGGTCTGCCCCACGGTGATCTGCGTGCTCAACAAGATAGATCGCAATGGGCACTGGACCCATGTGCAGGAACGCAATCGGGAACTGCTGGACGCCGCCGGTCTGGGTTTCGCGGTGGCGCCGGTTTCGGCCGCCATCCACCAGGAAGCGCAGCAGTCGGGCGACCAGCAGCGGGCGATCGAGTCCGGTCTCCCGCAGTTGGTGGAGCATCTGCGCGAATACGTGGTGGCGCATGCCGATGCGACAGCTGTGAAGTCCGCGGTCCGCGATATCCAGCTGGTCGGCGACCACCTCGGTGTCACGCTGCGCACCGAGGCAGACGCGCTGCGTGATCCGCGCCGCCGGGCCCATGTCACCCAACAGCTGGCCACCGCCCGGGATCAGGCAGATCAGTTGCGGCAGCGCACCGCCACCTGGCAGATCACTCTCGCCGACGGCAGCACCGAGTTGATGGCCGATATCGAACACGATCTCCGGCACCGCCTGCGAACCCTGGTGCGCGGCGCGGAGTCGGAGATCATGCGCACCGATCCGCAGCGGCGCTGGCCGGAGTTCGGTGCGGAATGGGAGACGCGCAGCGCCGAAGCCATCGCTGAGAACTTCGAGCTCGCGAACTACCGTGCCGAAGAATTGGCAGACCAGGTCGCGGCACGGTTCCCGGCCGATCACCGCACTCCGGACCTACCGGATATCCGTCCGCCGTATCCAGCCGAGCTGCTCGAGGACGTGGCGCCGCTGGAGTCGTTGCAGACCACACGAGCGGGTGCGCTGGACCAGTTCCTGTCCGCGTTGCGCGGTTCCTACGGCGGCATCCTCATGGTCGGTATGGCCACCAGCCTGCTCGATATGCCCCTGGTGAACTGGTACTCGATCGGCGCGGGCCTGCTACTGGGCGTCCACGTCCTGTGGGAGGACCGCCGGGGCCGCAAGCTGCGGCGCCAGGCCGAAGCCAAGGCGGCGCTGGCTCGGTGGATGGAAGATGTGATCTTCCAGGTCGGCAAGGAGTCCCGAACCCGTCTGCGCGAGGTGCAGCGGGTGCTCCGGGATCATTTCACCGATATCGCCACCGACGCGCTGCGGGCCGCGGACGAAGCCCTCCGGGTCGCCGAGGAAGCCGGTGCCCAGTACGGCGACCGAGGCGCGGAGCGGCTCGCCAGGTTGGACAGCGATATGGGCAAGCTACGCGATCTCCGCCAGCAGGCCGGCAGCATCGTAGCCGCGTGA